TCTATGGAAACCATAAATCCCTTGATAAGTAGGAAACACGTATTACGCTCTACTTGACCAGACGTTTTGTTCAACAAAGCAACACTTAAGCCTGTTCTACATCCAAattctgctttgtttttctttcagtaCTCAGCTCTGAGTCCAGTGCACAGTGCTGACATTGCGATGAAGAAGGTTGCAACCATCAATGATGTGTGTGAGTCCATGAAACAGCAACTTTTAGCCCTTGTCGAATGGGCAAAATATATCCCAGCGTTCTGTGAACTTCCACTGGATGACCAGGTGAAATagggctctgtgtctgtcacTCCCTCAAtccatttatatttaatataaacaCATAGTCCCTGCCCTTTAACATCAAACTGGGTGATATTCAGTAGAATTCACCATGTAGAGCAAGAAATTCCTTGCAGGAGAGGTGGAATTTCAAAGAGCCAGGCTTTTGTTATTACTAATTCATTAGAAATGATTGCCACCCACTGAAGACAAGAAAAATATTGCATATAATCAGCTGAGCCAGCACTGGGAATGATGAGTCAAAAGGGAGGTTGTATTTTTTCTACCATTATCTGCTGGTAGAAGGATACAATAGCCACTGTTTCCAGGGCAATATCAAACAAAacatgttcttttttcttttgctttgcaAAATGAGTTTTGCTTTAATGTTTTGTAAATGTAATGCTTCTAACATCTAAAGAGTCAAAGCTATAGTCAAGTTAGGGTcagattttgctctcagttaccccaggagtaattccattgtctACAGTGGAGCTATTCCAGATTTGCActaatttaaatgaaagcagaattttcccCATTCTGTACACATCAATCACCTGACTGTTCCTCTGTCTGCTGTCGAAGTGTAATACGCTCTGTTTCTTCCCTGTAATCTGCAGGTTGTCTTGCTAAGAGCCCATGCAGGAGAACACCTACTCCTGGGAGTTGCTAAACGGTCAATACCATATACAGATTTTCTATTATTAGGTAAAATAATATAATTCATTCTTGCTTTGAAGTTTGCACAGATTTACATGCTGGATAATCATTATGTATCCTGCCCATCTGCAATTGCCCTTGCATTCAGCTAGCTAAGGTATATTTCACCTGTTATGCTTTATGCTGTTAAATTGTTGCTACTTTTCTCTAGAGGTGGCCGCCCTGCCATGGTGGATAAAGTCCTTTTTCCATAAAGCCTGTACATCTGTTTGTAGACCAAAGAGCTTGGGGAACTTTCTGGATGTCAGACAATATATAAATAGGCAAGATCATCGTTGTATTTTAGCCAACAAACTGTCTTGATAATTCAGGCTGCTAGCATGAAATTTTTTTGTTAtgactaagaaaaaaaaattaaatacaaaccaAACCGTGGCCCCTTGACCTGGTAACTTCAATTATAAAATGACACCAAATTACATGCAAACATGCACCTTCCACCCCTCTGCTTCTATAGCGTTGCTAGAATGTCGATATAAAGCTAGGTTTCAGATTTTGCTTCCCTCCTGGTTTAAATTTAGGCACAATAAACCTTGTAGCaacccagctttggaacagtggAGGGCAGACTTACAGTGAGTTTGGAGGAAGAAACCTGCATGATTTGCTCTCTGTTAGGTTTATGCCTCTGAGTATCTAATTCATAGATTCCatagccagaagggaccattgtgatcatctagtctgacctcctgtatatcacacgccatagaacttccccaaaataattcctaaagcagagcttttagaaacacatccaaacttgattttaaaattgtcagtgatggagaattcactatgatccttggtaaattgttctaatgattaattactgtcactgttcaaaatgtatgccttattttcagtctgattttgtctaacttcaacttccagctattggatcctgatatacctttctctgatagactgaagagcccattcttaaatatttgttccccaagtaggAACTTAAAGACTGTAATGGTCACCCCTTAAATTCAGGGCCGCATCTCTGCATTCCAAGGAAAAACCCATAGGGCTAAGGGTAAGGAAATCTCCATGAGGTTCTCTGTGAGGTGCTTTCTTCCCCATGATCCACTGAGGGGGGGGGGACAAACAGATCATGAGGCTCGTTCCCAGAACCCAGATATTGCCAGGATCTGCACAGATACCGAAGGATCAGCAGAAGGCCAGGTATCCTATGCTGCCTAACAGCATTGGTGCTCCAAAAGAGCTGCTCTGATAGGACTTCCACAGTCAGTGGCTTCCATAGGAGTCCTCTTTAAGGAGGATTGTTACTTCCCAGGGCTGTACTGTCCTGCTGGGGAATCTCCAGAGCCAGCGAAGAGATGATGTGCAGCCTCTCAGCCTCATAGAACTCCCACTGCATAGATCCTCAGACTCATGGATAACTTGGTACTGGCTCAACGAAAAAGCGAGGGGAGAAATACCACAGAGACAAGAGCTCACTCCTTATCTCCAGACCAGGTGGGGAGACTCATACATGGGTCTTGGAGGCCTTGAGTTTTAGTTCAATGTATTTGTGCTGGAGTTGGAATCGTCAGAAAATTAAAATGATGCTTTAGCTAGAGACAGCATGTAAATGTTACCTCTGCTAATGCATGTTGAACGCTCACTGTTCTACTAAGCATTTTGgctctgtccacactgcaaagggaaggtgtgattgcagcctgGGTGGGCATACCCATGTCAGCTTTAAGCTAGCTAGCAcgagtaacaatagcagtgtagacatggtggCACCAGTTTCAGCACAGGCTAGCAACCGGAGTCCAAGCCCCCTAAGGTCCCTGGATATGTACTTTGCTTGCTAACGTGTCACCACATCTACACTGAtattgttacctgtgctagctaaATTACAGCGGACACAGGGATGCATACCATGCTGCCATCACCCTGTCACTTTGCGATGCAGTCATCCCCTTAGATACTAATGCCTGGACATTAAGGTAATAGGTCCTTTAGAAATACTAAAGAGAGATTAGATCAGATATTTAGATTAGATAGATATTCCCTTGTAATTTAAGATGGTGTTTTCTTCTACCATTTAAAAAACAGTCAGGATTCTTCACTGCAGATGGGGGGGGGAAAGTTGGTCTCAACAACATTATGTTGGCCAAACTTGGGTAAATTAGTTCTACAAAAAATTATAcatgagtaaggctacgatttagtcatggaggtcgtggaagtcacggaatctgtgattTCCagcgacctccgtgacttcagcctgtGCTGgtcgggagctgcagggtcccccactGCCCGAAGGGGCAGGGAGCTGTAGGGtacccccattgcctctggctgcCGCTACAGCTCCCGGCCACCGGGGGCGGTGGGAGAACCCCCCCGAGCTCCAGGCCGCCGTGGGTGGTGGGGGAAGTCCCCCAAACTCTGGGCTGCCGGGAGCGGTGGGGGAACCCCAGACCTcctggaggcagtgggggaaccccagagctcctggctgccCAGGGGAGGCGGGGGCACCgcactgctcccagcccccataGATGGGGGGGACCCCtagagctgcaggcagcaggggtacCCCGCAGCCCCTAGCCGCTGCCGGCAGCTCCTAGcccctctgcagctgccctgcttcCGACAGTGTGGGGACCCGCAGATCCCTATTTTGTCaccatatttttagtaaaagtcacagacggGTCACGGctgctgtgaatttttcttttttgcccgtgacctgtttgtgacttttactaaaaatatctgtgaaaaaatcttagccttacacATGAGTTACGATAGTCTTGTGGTCAGATGCTCAGACAGGTATAACAGGATGTTACTCAGCACATAATGTCAATCTGATTTGCATGAATGGTTATGGCAACTGCGTGCACAAATTGGGTAATTAAGCACACAAATGCATCTAAGTAGTTATTCGCCCATGTCAATTCTGAATTTGACCATgaaattgcatgtgcaaattatACACACAATCATGTGCTGCATTCTGAAAATATGGCTGTTGGTGTCTGAAGAAATGGGTGATTTAATAATGCGCCTTGTCCACAGAGCTGGTGTAAATGGCTGATACAGATGTTTTTTCATCTTCTCAGGAAATGATTTCATCATTCCAATGCACTGCCCAGAACTGGAAATTGCTCGCGTAGCCATTCGAATCCTGGATGAGTTGGTGAAGCCCTTACGTGACATCCAGGTTGATGACAATGAGTATGCATGCCTTAAAGCAATCATATTCTTTGACCCAGGTAAGTCTCTCAGATTTACCAAACCACTATCATCAGTGGCAGATCATGGGATTCCAAGAGAAGAATCTTGATAGAACTAAAATGGCACATAAGTGGGTGGAATGAGGGGTCCagtctgggcgggggggggcagagaaggaggATCATTTATGGCATTTCTTGAAAATTCCATTATTGTCGATCCTCCTTCATTTTGTGGTGCTCTATTCCCTCATCTCCCCTAAGAAGCATAATTGCAAGGTTTGTAAGTAAGTATTTGCTCCAATCCGAGACACATGCAAAACCTTACAGAACCTGCAGGAACTGAGCTGCTTCCAGAGTTTGGCCTCACTCAGTGATGTATATCAATAGAAAATGAGGACATGCATGCCTATATTTAATTTTTCAGTGAATTAACCAAGCAACAGAATGGGAATTAAAACAGGGACCAGGAGGGAGCATAAAATCCACAAATGGTTAGGCCATGAGAAGTGTTGATTGCCTGCAGTTTCCATCAACATCAGGAAGGATGCTGCAACGTCTCACGGTCATGGCTTAAGAGCGCAAAATGACTGAATAAAGAGAAgatttggggaaaagagaacGGGAAATTAGGGCCTGCTCCGAAGCCTGTCAGGAGTCTTTCTGCTGACTTCGGTGGCTTTGGACTAGGCTCCAAGTGAGACAAATGAAGGCACCTTCCGGGGCTTGGGAGAGCATTACAAATGCTCGGGGCTCTAAAAAAATAACACTCTTTGGGCAGGCCAGTGTCAAATAAGTGATAAGAGTTGAGTTGTTTGATCAAACGTTGCTGAACGCTGGGCTAGACTCAGCAGGGGGAGTGATACAAAGAGCAAACCATGACTAAAGGGGATAGGATGGGGCCACCTGGCAGACAGGAAGAGAGGAGGGCACATCAACGGCCTGGCCTGCAGTAGAACTTCAGAGACCCGCTGCTTTCGTAGCTCACATGGTCCTGAACAGCGGCGTTTTTTTTACTCTAACCCCTTGCTGAGTGCTATCCATCCATccttctgtcccttcccccacacctacCTTTTACTCACgtggcccccattactgtaatatctgagcccTTCACAACACTGAGATCCTCTTTCTACCCTGCATCTTGAGGCCttttatccccactttacagctggagaactgaACCTAGGCCAATACCAAATGAGACATTCTTCTACTGGCACTTACCTGTCACCGTATGTGTCTTCAACTCATTTCTCATCATGGCCCTTAGCCCTTTCCTGTGTATCTGGAGGGCTGCAGCCTTGAAGCAACATACCTAATAGGAGAGGACTCCTTAGTCTATACTCTTCATGAGTGTCCTGAAGAGACTAAACTGCAGGCACCCAGCCTTACCTACCTCTCCTTAAACATTGAAAGTTGCTTCAATTCTTTGGGACAGTCTGGGTGAAATTTCTAAACAGCCTAAAACCACCTGGACTGGCATAAGAAAAGATTTGTtaggaacagagagagaaaatccaattaaaataatagaaatgcACTGCATATCACATCTAGACTTATACGCTGCAAAAGCTAAGGCAGCTACCATAAGTACCATCTCCATTAGTTACAGTATACAAAGCCTCTTTCCTGGTCCAGCAGGGCAGTGTATTTCAGACCCAGCCTGCATGTGATCTCTCAGTTAGCCCTTTCGGGTTACTGTACCATTCCCACAAAGATAATTACACAGTTGAAGTCCCCCAAGAGGATAGGATGGTCTCTCATGAAGCATGCACTGGATGGCTCCCAAAGCCATTCAGGATTATTTTCACTACTTTGGATAGATAGTTTTTGATCCCGATTTCCCTTtactattctatataggtttttatactgaGCTCATCCTTTAGTATCTGAGCGCCTGCCAGTATTGCATTAAGAAATGTGACTACACAGCCGTCACACATTGTTTGTTCTCTCAGCCTCCCCCAAGCGAGACACTTGTACAGAGGGGGTGTCTTAGTTTGGTagtgttttccccccccccccaactataAATATCGTTGTAGCTTTGTTTTGATGTTGGGGAAGGCAGGCCAAAGAAACGTGCCTCGCAGCTGAAATGGAAAGTGGAACAGTGTGGGAAGGGCTTTAGTTACTGGGGGAGTTCATGCAGCAGTCTCAGACCAGCCCCCCGAGAAAGTTGTGTCTCccacacagatgagctttactcttATGTTGAGGGTTCCATTGTGCCAAAGGAGGGGAGTTGTCAACCGcagtcttcatcctggagctttaaaaCAATCTTTCAGATTTCCCAGGCTGTGGAATGCCCAGGCTGTGGAGTGCTTTGAAGGTACGAGGCAAGACTCTGAACTTAACTAGAAAAATCTATGGGGAATCTATTGAAAATCTGTACCACATTTACGCGAGGCATTCAGGCAACAGCTGTTTCTTAGCTCCACCTTCACAATCTATTTCCCCACAGGCctctacaccccaaggaacagcCTTTGTTCTGGCCTAAAAATCCTGGCcatgattttgaaaaataaaagacaGGCCCCTAACTTCATATTTATGCCCCAAAAGAAGTGACTTGGTTTTTCAGACGAGCTGAGCATGCACTAAATTCAAGGGCAGCAGCTGGGTCCTCAGCACTTTGCCCACTTCTTTTGGGGTATAAATAATTTTAATCTCCTCTTCTTCATATCTTTCCTTTTGCTTGTTAACATGGGTGGCAGGTGAAACCCACCCTCCCCTCGCCCCTGACCAGGGAGGCTAGCCCGCTGGCCCCATGCCTTCTGCCTGAGGCCACAACCCCCATGGCCAGAGAAgcctggagcccagagcccccctcctgcaGACAGAGGAGCCCTGTCTggcctgccccagccacaccaAGCCACTGGCCAGCCTATCCCAGCCGTGCTGGCCAGCCTAACCCCCAGGCTGTCCCTGGCCACCCCGGCCGCCGGTGGGCCCAAGCCCCGAGCTCCAGGCCACCGGCTGGATCTAAGCCCCTGCCAgcttcaggggagagggagaaggaaggcaggacagagtgtgggcagggccccagggcctgggttaggggaggcttagcctccccaggCCTCTGATACCCATCACCAATGCTTGTTAATCATGCTATCCGCATGACTCAAACTCCTATTTTCCTACCATTCCCTTTAGACATTGCTCTGCTCCCTGTGGGATGTGAACTATTTCCAGATTAACACTGAGCTGCCACGTTGCCACATTAGAGCCATTCCAACTTCTAGTCTaaaggagaaatattttttaaaaaaccatcatCACTTGCCATATCGGTGTATTTAATCTTTTCTTCTAGAGTCTGGCTGACTGTGAGAGCTGTCCcagcttgtgtgtgtttgtgtgtggagaGGGTAAATTGTCTGTCTCTATCTCTCAGACTGTAAAGGCCTGAGCGAACCTGGCAAGGTGAAGAACATGCGATTCCAGGTGCAGGTCAACCTGGAGGATTACATCAACGACCGGCAGTACGACTCGCGAGGGCGGTTCAGCgacattctcctcctcctgccgccGCTCCAGAGCATCACCTGGCAAATGATAGAGCAGGTCCAATTCATGAAACTCTTTGGTGTGGCGAGGATTGACAGCTTGCTGCAAGAAATGCTTCTGGGAGGTACGCCCCCGCTgagatcctctttcttccctgcatGCCTTGAAAACCGTGAGTATTTCAAAGGCCTTAACAACAATGCTAACACCAATGCCGTATTTAGGGATGCCTCAGGTTGATCAAATTAAAGAGACTTTGGAGCCAGATCAGCAGTTGATGTACATTGGCACTGAAGCTGATGGATCTATGGTGAttcatgccagctgaggatctgacccttttTTCATTAGCATATGCATGGAACGGACACCCCTCTACCCCCCTTCAAGGGTACAACATTTTGTAGTAATACAAAAAGCAAATTGTAACCTTGTGAAAACATCATATTCAGGGCTGAACTGGGGGCACCCGCAAACAGGGTGATTGGCCACAGATGAGTAGCCAAAAtgctggagctgggagcagcAGAAATCAAGTTCTTTTAGGTAACTAAGACGACAGTGTCACAGTTGGAAATGGTGGGGTGCCCCAGGtgagaggggagcaggaggaggggacGCAGGGGACTGAGGAAATTGGGGATACTTCTCCTGGTGATCCCGCTACAAGCAATTCTTCCGCTCCCTGTAAAAATGTGCGACGTGCCTCAGGTCATAGGAATGCTTCTGCTGGTTTTTAGTTTAACAACAATGGGGAGAATGACTTCTTTTCCATGCTCCTATGCAGGAACCACTCTTGATGTACAATACCAGTCAGGACCTTCCAACCTCGACCTGGAACCTCTGCCAGGACACGTAGCTTTACCAAACATGAGTTCTGTGATTCACACAATTCCAGACCGTAGGTGTCCATCTTTATGCTATTGGCAGGCATAGTGCGGGGATTGGGTAGGAAGCTGCTGGGCCTATAAGCTTAGTTTGGTTTATTTAAGCATCACGCTTAGACTTTGTGGGGCTAAATGGGACCTGTCATGTGTTAAATCCAGCAGCAGGAGACAAAATAGGGGTCTAAACCTCAGGATCCTTCCTTAGTTTTTAGCCAGGAAAACTGCCACTGAAGACAATGCACTGGGTCTTACATCTCACTAGGCCCTATTATGACAGTGTCATCATTCCACTTATAATTTAAGAAAATATTCACAACCAacatcccaagcattcaaaaatcatgtcaaCCCCACCCTATCCttccaaatcatgagattttaaaaataaactccagatcctttttatttgccttctagtttttaCACCTTTAGGTTACACACTTCCCAGGTTTCTTCCACAACCATAAGGgcaagaaacttactttttatacATGAAAGCTGAATCCAGGAGCAGGGATTTTAAGACCACCAAATAGCACGAGACTCTCAATAAAAAGCAGGAGCATTGGCAATGCTATTCTTTATGCACAAAGGTAGAAGTGTAAACATTCAGAAAGTAGGGCACACAGTAGCCAGTGCGATCTGTTTTATTATATGCGAAGTAAATTGTCAGCAAAATAGAAATTATACCATTCAACCTGCGTGAAAGGCAATTTCATTAGGTATAGAATCTTTAAAGCTTCCAGTAAACTTTTGTTGAGGTTTTTTAAGAAAGCCCACTGATTTTATTATTCCTTTCATGGTAGCTTAAGGTTGGTATTCACTGAATTGGCAGATGGCCCTAATTCTACCCCTCTTACATTTTTTCCATAGCGTGGACTGAAACTTAATAGAAATGCTGTGCACAACTGGCTCTCCCCATTCCCATGAACTACCTCTTCCGCTCATACTCATAGGAACTACGGCAAATGTGTGCACAGAAAAATAATTAGCAATAATGTCTCTAAGATAAATAGCATCGAAAATTGAGCTAAACTAACAGCTAGGCACAAGAAGGGGAG
The DNA window shown above is from Natator depressus isolate rNatDep1 chromosome 12, rNatDep2.hap1, whole genome shotgun sequence and carries:
- the LOC141996893 gene encoding hepatocyte nuclear factor 4-beta-like isoform X1, giving the protein MKLCQAIMDMDMPDYVESLDSSYTMLEFENLRVLPANTEAIAAESTNASLLANGISSLCSICGDRATGKHYGASSCDGCKGFFRRSVRKNHVYSCRFSRQCVIDKDKRNQCRYCRLKKCFRAGMKKEAVQNERDRISIRRSSYEDNGSLSITVLTQAEAMAQQYSALSPVHSADIAMKKVATINDVCESMKQQLLALVEWAKYIPAFCELPLDDQVVLLRAHAGEHLLLGVAKRSIPYTDFLLLGNDFIIPMHCPELEIARVAIRILDELVKPLRDIQVDDNEYACLKAIIFFDPDCKGLSEPGKVKNMRFQVQVNLEDYINDRQYDSRGRFSDILLLLPPLQSITWQMIEQVQFMKLFGVARIDSLLQEMLLGGTPPLRSSFFPACLENRTTLDVQYQSGPSNLDLEPLPGHVALPNMSSVIHTIPDPSPETSLPSPSTSTGSEDYKPGPTPGPEALVKILPQTIVPKQEIL
- the LOC141996893 gene encoding hepatocyte nuclear factor 4-beta-like isoform X2, which encodes MKLCQAIMDMDMPDYVESLDSSYTMLEFENLRVLPANTEQPNCLCVWSAEAIAAESTNASLLANGISSLCSICGDRATGKHYGASSCDGCKGFFRRSVRKNHVYSCRFSRQCVIDKDKRNQCRYCRLKKCFRAGMKKEAVQNERDRISIRRSSYEDNGSLSITVLTQAEAMAQQYSALSPVHSADIAMKKVATINDVCESMKQQLLALVEWAKYIPAFCELPLDDQVVLLRAHAGEHLLLGVAKRSIPYTDFLLLGNDFIIPMHCPELEIARVAIRILDELVKPLRDIQVDDNEYACLKAIIFFDPDCKGLSEPGKVKNMRFQVQVNLEDYINDRQYDSRGRFSDILLLLPPLQSITWQMIEQVQFMKLFGVARIDSLLQEMLLGGTTLDVQYQSGPSNLDLEPLPGHVALPNMSSVIHTIPDPSPETSLPSPSTSTGSEDYKPGPTPGPEALVKILPQTIVPKQEIL